The DNA window TGATTTGGCTTGCTGCATGTTTATATTAACCAATGAGACACCTTATCCAAGATCTTGAAAGGAACCATGAAGTTGCATGATGCGAGAATTAGACGGAGATGCAAAAGTTTTCTCAAGAGTGTGCCAAACACATTGCGGGGTATGATAATCTACCATGAGATGCAACACATCCATAGAGAAAGAGGAGAGTAATGCACTCAAAATAAGTTTATCATGTTGTTTTcaacgaagaaaagaaaagctgaTTGTAAAGGAAGAACCAGCAGAACTGTCAAAAATATGAGATGGAGGACACAACACTGAGTTGTCAACGAAGTGAAAAACACCTTGACCAAGGAGATAGGTTTTCATATGCATTtgccaacaaagataatttatgTTTGTAAGTTTCAACGAAACAACTTAGTGGGTGTTTGATAGAGCAACGATAGTTAGAGTTTGTGTTCCCATAATATGCAGAGGAATGACAGAAACTTGCGAGGAGGAGTCATTGATGTGTTCTGCAAGTGAAGGTTGCTATTGTGGAGGAAGGACACCATCGGCAGCAGCTTGTAGATGGCTAGCTGAGCTGCACCACCGGCAGTGAGGGAGAATTCTGCGACAGTAACAGCAGAGTCCATTTAGGAGAGGAAGAGAAAAGGTCAGCTGCaagggggagagggagagaagagttTTGATGACAGAAGgttctgataccaagttgagaataattaggagaTTTAAACTATTAGTTAGCCAACCttttccacacacacacacacacacacacacacacacacacacaaggaCGGAGGGGTATACAAGGCTAAGGTGGGCTGTAGCCCaggtaagaaaataaatcatggtGATAGGCTGGGTTACTGAGCCACCTCTACCTCTGATATGTTTTGAGTAGCTCGGCAGCATATTGTTCCATCTTAACAGACTCATGGCAATAGGTTGGGTTGCTAAGCCAACTCCACCTCTAATATGTTTTGAGTAGCCCAGCAGCACAGTGTAACAACCCTTCCTTTTTTTCAACAACATCATCTAATTTCTCTTCTTTCACCCTTCCCTTCTAGTGAGACTTCTATTTTTGCAGCACCATCCTTTCGTGCACGTTCCaggtcttaatatttttttctgcaaCTTCTCTAGTCATTTGGCCCTTGCTTGTACTGGTACGATGGAGGTTTTGGATGTCGGGGGGGGTTAGGTGCTGGAAGTTGAGGTGAAATTTGGAAAGAAACTGATAGAGAATTTTTTTCATCGCCgatttcaagtgaaaaattcTCTATAAAactgttattaattatttttacttaaattgattaagtgtttatgatatatatgttaattggtttttgatatattgcatattttttcttaaattattagacaagaaattattgaaaaataaactttaacatCCCTTAAATTATTTCAGAGTTTATtgtagtataattatttttattatatgttatttttattgtctttcaACTAAGCCATTTCTTAATGAAGGTAAGAACATTTTTATCAATCAACCTTTTAATTGCTCGCTAATGAtgactgtttttgtttttaattatcaataCAATGTCCAAATATCTTTGTAGATATGAATagtctagataaaaaaaaatattgtcttcttGAAAAAGATAGAGAACTCCTACTTGTGAacttgaaaattgatttaattatatcttattttttaccaaCTAATAAAGCATTGCTTCGAACTTTGAGagattttggatttaattttctCCTTGCATATGTGCAATCTGTTTGCACACAATATGAGATTGACATACCATAGATGAATGCTTCATATAAAAAGACTACAGGTCATttgtgtcaataaaaaaaatcagtgacaGTTTACcaacattattattatgatatatttaattcaACAATAGATTTTTAGTTGGAATAATTAAATTCTAGATTAAGTGATGAGACAGTGAAACTCCTTGTACTTAGCTCTGCTTTAGAACCTAAGGAtaactttaaatcatttaaagttgATGCTATTTGCTAGCTTGCTAAGAAATTTTATCTTGAAGATTTCAATGAACAGGAGATTTATTATTTGAGATCTCAGATAGAGTATTATTAGATTGTTGTGATTCATCATAAGAGCTTTTAGAATATGTCTACCATTTCTGAATTATGTCGAGAATTAGTTGAAATAAATAAGTCGCGGCACTATCATTTAATTGACAAGTTGATTCATCTTATTTTGACTTTGTCTATTTTCGTTGCCACTACAAAGCGAGCATTTTCAGtaataaaacatgttaaaactgtGTTTCGCAATTAAATGGAAGATGAATTTTTAGcatattttatgatgatttacaTTGAATGAGAGCTTGCTGAAGATATGGATTCGGATTtgattataaatgaattttattccACAAAAAATGGAAGGGTGCAACTTcgataatgaatttatttttatttttattttcaattttatatactttaaattcaaattcaaattttattgttaacttgacaaatttatatatataaattaataattgatcttgaaaaataatttatgtatatttGCTTGATAGCCCAGGGCAGAAAAAATTCCTGACTAAGTAGAGcaatatacaataataataataataataataataataatacaatataataatatatctataatatttcttatatagtTACATTTTTAAATACTCCTAAATACCCGTGGTATTCTGTAATGGATGTAAGACAACGCATTTAAGACTCAACTGGGATAGTTGAAAACGAACCAGGTCTCCGAGTAAAAAACGACTTTCGCTGGACGTACACATGTTTGTCAGAGCGTAGAAGAACCAAAGATTCGTCAACAATGGCCGTACGATCTCATCAGAACACTCCACATGAAATTATCACTGGTGCTGCTGCCATTATCTGTGCTGAAAACAACCTAGGTTTAAGGCCTAGAAAGCATGCAAACGCCCGGTAGCATACGACGTCGGTTTACGTCAGGGTTAAGAGGGTGACAGAGACCAGCTGAGCTCAGGGACCAAGAAGGAACAATACCACGTGAAAATAGCAATTATTTGCTGTCTGGTCATGAATGATATATCTCTCTCTCATGCATGCTTTCGTgttgaaatcaaacaaaaaatttgcaTGCAATATCTGTCGGATTTTGCACAGGTTCAGATTGAGAAGAGGAGTAATTGTCGCCCTTCGTAGTTATAGCGACGTTGACACACGTTGTGATTTCGAATCCTGATAATTGTAAACCAGCTAGACAGTGAGTTTGATACAGTTATATAATTtgtcaattattttatataaaactataattttatgtttttttagatatgttttataaataaaaaaatacatttttgtttaatttataaattaaaaaaattattattaatcttaATAATTTATCAATCATACTCACAAATGATTCTGGCTCTCTTATAACTAGATAAAAATCTTCTCCAAACAAATTACATGAATGTCCTAATAAATACATTTGTGGTGAGGGGTATAAGTCTAGACcgagatttattttattttattcagtgAAACTTAATACTAATACTTACTTTCTGAATATATAACACATCTAATTTAAAAGGCAGAAACATAAGAACTTAATCACATAAGAACTTAATACTAATGCTTGGTCAAATATTTAACAATTCTATGAAAACTGGACTCCATCGTCATTCATCAACTCAGTTACCCCTTGACTCTAGTGAAGAGTTAACGTCAAAATGAGGAAGAATTTCTTAGTCTAGGGCTTCATGTCACTGAAGGGGAAAAAAGTCTTGCGCTGGGAGTTCAAAAGGCAAACATCCAAAATATGACTTTCTTCCTAGCTACAAACGTGTtaagaaggaaaataaacttgaaaagttCGACTCTTGTTTGGAAATGTTGGCATCTTCTTGAAGTGCTCGAGCTGAAAGAGATTTAGCTAGAGCAAAGAAATGCTCAATCAAACTACAAGCCCTTTGTCCGAtccatattaaattgataagttTAAAGATGCTGATCGGAGAAGAATTTTATGAAAACATCGTGTACTACTAGGAGGAGGTCTTGGCTTAAGAGCTTAGaataaacttattaatttttaatgtttaagttACTTGTTTGGAATGTTAATTAtattaagtttgtttttgaaatattttatttttgtgtttgatatgTAAGTATGGAATTTAACTTATCatgtgttaattttcttgtttagaCTATTTACATTaagtttatatttgaaatatcttacttttcttgttaatttatttGGGATTTAATTGACCTGTTGAGTTATATCCCTTGCTTCTATCTAAAGATGTATAAAAATGGAACAACTTACTGAAGACATGACTAGGCCTTTtgcatcatttgtttttgtatttagaattgtatttatgtatttttaaaagtatgtttgacttgaaaatatattaaattattttttatagtatttttaatgattttgatgtgttgatataaaaaataaaaaaaacataaaaaaattattttgaagtattatcaagtaaaaaacactttaataatACCAAACACTTAATTGATTAAACTTACGTAGATGATACTTTTAAGTGCTTTCAAACCTAAGATTGGatttctaaatttaaattttcaacaaaattaGAAAGGTTGATATCCTCGTCATATTTGATAacgaaataaaaattaaatatgaatgcGATAATCccatgaaagttaaaaaaataatctaaataccAATTCCCAACAAATGAAATATGGAAGagcgaaattgaaaaaaaaatcaaattacaaaaaatgacTTGAGTTCACCTAAGTTATCTTGCTAAATATATGACCTAGTTGTGAGACAAGGATAACTAtgtagaaataaaattgaataaaacaacaaaactcaaatctcaaacaacctaatattgaaaggcgaaaataaaaaaaaatcaatttaaaaaaaaacaacaaaaaaaaccctagtaaACCCGGGTTACCCTTCTAAGCCCATGAACTAGGATTCGAGATCAAGTTAACCCCATTGAcaggaaaggaaataaaatcatGAGGCCCAACCCCCaactaactcaatattaaaggataaaattgattttgtttttaaaaaaaacctaaaaaaactgaAGTTATCTCGGGTAATCTTCGAAACTTGTAATCCAAGTCACGAGGTCAAGACTAGCTCATAGAAGGCAAGcctaaaaatatcatgaagccAAACCTCCTATAAACAAAATGttaaggggtgaaattaaaaataaaattaataaaaaataataaaaaaaactaagaataaggatcaaattcgataaagaaataaatagaaaaaaatattaagggatgaaataaaaaaataaattaaacaaaataataaaaaaataaatagcaattaaaagaatgagcaccgaatttaaaataaaatttaaaagaaatcaaatgttaagggataaaattaaaaaaaacactcaaaagaatgaaaaccaaaattaatataaaaataaaagaaacaaatgctaagggataaaattgaaaaaaaaatcaattaaaaaataacaattaacagaataataattaaatttaatataaaaatttaaaatgatcaaattttaaggaaaaaaaaacctcaaagaaattttttttaaaaaaataaataataattaaaaaaaagtaaaaactacacgtgatataaaaataaataacaggaTATCTTTTAAACTTTTGAGGATAACACGATTCcggaaaatatataaaaaaaaaacgagaaaaaaaaagaaggtatcaGAGCCCCGCCACCGTACACCCACCCCATTACTTGGAAAAGTGCAACATGACGCTTccaaagttttattattattattattattattattattattgttataaggATGCATATGTTATTTTACTGTgcaattttatatgaaaatacaaaaaaccctCTACAGCAGCCttataatttcttgcttataCATTAAGGTCATTTTAGTTTGCAACAGAGACAATTTCACCTTCAATCATTAGTTTTTTGAAGGCCAAGATAGTAAAAACACTATTTCCACCCCCTAGTGCAATCTCCAGGGAATAGTTTTTTAACCACCCCTTTCTtcgttttttaattcaaaagaagaagaagaagtagtgAGGGGGTTCTTGTCCGAAAGGGCGTGGGATAGAAATGTTGTCAAACCTCATATCTAAGAAACAACAACGAGTTGAGATGGCCGAGTTGGTCTAAGGCGCCAGATTAAGGTTCTGGTCCGAAAGGGCGTGGGTTCAAATCCCACTCTCAacaaatccaatttttttaatattatacttGCAAGTCTTAGCCCTTATGTTCAGTTTCCTAATTTATGATAACCAACACCTAACAAcggcttctttttttaatttctgaaactttaataatataataaaatggtCACTGCAATTGCTTCTCTGTCATCAAATACTACTGCATCAACATACACTGCCTTTCATTAATCTCGCCATCGCCACAGGCTGCTGCAAATAAGAGCTTCTGCTGCACCTGGTGTTGGCCTCAAGTCCATTGAATCTGCACTTGCTAAGGTCCTCATATatagattttctattttttttcttgagaaatatTCAACAATGGACTGTATTGAATTATACGTTTTACAGCAAGATTATGTCACTAATTTTAATAATCATGACCAATTATTGGTATATGCAAATTAAGAATGAAAACTGGTTGAGAAACTTAATATATAGCGTGACTTCCTTTAAACAACTTATGCCATTGAACATCCTTGCCTTCAACCTAGACAGCCGATCTTTCCTCGGCTAGTTTTATATATTGACTGGAATttgatctattttattttattttagttttgttgcAAGTCTCAACTTTTTCCCCACGTAAAAATGAGGTTTAGACCACCACTCACATAGTTAATACCTTTCAGCAATACAAGCAGGTTCTCTTTTCACGGTGGTGGGGACAACAGGGTTTTTGGCAGTCCTTGCTGGCCAGCTTGATGGGGTAACTTCTAAGCATTTCCTGGTGTCATTTTGTGTGTGTTAGGGCGTGCACGCGAGTGTGTCTGTAGGCTTATGAACGATCTTCTGGGCGTGTAGCATATACAAGAAGATTTTGAGTAATTCTGGCTTCTGATGATATCTATAGCTCAGTATTTTCTATAGGATTGTGGCTTCTTGGTGCCGTACTTGGCTGGGAGCTTTTCTCTAAGGGCCCTGGCTGTGGGGAGTATTTCTTCGAGGTAAGATCTTGCTAGACATACAGATTCAACAGAGACCTCATTGATGCatatgttataattaatttcACCATGCATGGATAAAGCTGAAACATGTCATCTCAGTTTGGCGGTTGTAGCCATGGCTGGACTTGCTGCCAGAGGGTCTGCAACATGACGAAGTGGTTGGCCAATCTGCTGGCCTTTTCACTTTTCAGATTTGCAACCACCCGAACCAGAAGTGAATGTTTTGTAGAAATTGATTTATGCAGACTGGGATCCAAATAGAAGCAAACCGCAGCTTAGCAGCAAAGACCAGCAGCAGAATCTTACTAGATGGACTGTAAGTAACTACTATGAATACATCTATGCATATACACATTTGGTATATACTGATGCTGGGAGAAAGTAATGCAGGTTTTATTTGCCGGATctctcattaaaaataaatgaatgcaGCGCTGGTTCTGTGATGCCgaatccttttttaaaatacatttcaattaaaaatatattaaaataatatttttttattttattttttatatcaacatattaaaaccatccaaaaacatattaaacaaGCTAATGCAAAAACACACACCAATGCCAGCAATGTCTAAGAAGGCAAAAACACACACCTTTAACATGGACTGCTGATCTATGATCCAAGTGTAGCTTCTATGTCATTCGGGATTAGAATAACTCGTACAGCTAACTGAATCTCTCGTCTACGGCTTATGTGTAGCCTCTAAGAGAGATCTTAGCTTTCTTCATCTACAACCGCCCATATGTTGAGAGTATATCCTTGAGTCGTGTTGCTTCATCCTCCAAGTGATCAAAGCTCATGGAACTAGGTATCCTCCACCTCCAGTTTCCAAACTGTACACAGCAATCGAAAAGCTACTATCAGAAAGAgccatttcattttatttctagcTATGTCATAGCTAGAAAGTAGTGAAATTCTTAAAGAAGTACTTTCAAAATACTGATTAAGAAGAAGGTTATAAGTTTGTCATCTCAAGTCAAAACTCTTTTGTTTAAAGAAAATGGATATTTGGGAAAACAAATATCCAGGCATATATAACTAGAGCCCCGTAGCAGCTAGCCAGTTGTGCAACAATGCATGGCGATCCTATACCTGAGTAGCCGGAATATTCATTCTGGCAGAATTCCCCAATCCAAGAATATCTTGCATAGGTATGACTGCAGTTTGGGCCACTGATGAAAGGGCAGCTTGAATGAGTTCCCATGGgatatcattttcttcatgaatcaAAAGATACTTCTGGACCTGAATTAGCAGGGAAACATAAGTCCTCATTAAATGCATGGGCATGGGAATTCACGTGTTAAAAGGGGGATCAAGACTACCAAAAACGCTTACATTTGatttctcttcttgtttcaAAACATCCCACCAACCTCGAATCTGTTGTAAATACACAAACAAAAACCGTTATCAGGCCACACCTTCTAACTTACTAAAGAAATTGTTAAGATTAAGGAATTAGAATAAACCATATTCTCAGGTTTTTTAGGACTAAAACTAGGATCCCATTTGCAAACCATAAACTATGTCCAGCAGGATATCATAACTAGTATTCTAGAAAAGCAGAACCTGCTGCTCCATTCACATGGTCATAAGATGGGGAATGGGGCAGCAGATAAAAATGGCCAAGGGTATAGATGATTTTCTACCGTGTCATTATCATGAGTTCCAGTGTACACAACTTGATTGGGCTCGTGATTATGAGGCAAATGAGGGTTAGCTGCATCACTTCCAAAACCTGGAACCAGGAAAAAGAATAGTGGAAGAACAGCACTACCCATGTAAACTTCAAGGAAATCACTTTGAAACAGCAATTTATTTGGACATATACACTAAAATCAGAAACAGCTCATTACCAAACTGAAGGACAGCCATTCCAGGAGCACCGATGGATTTCCTAAGGTGCACTACATCTTCAGTGATGATTCCCTGTAAAACAACAGTGTAGGAGGTGCAGACAAGTGGATACGTGAACATTATAACTCCTTGCATTTTTAATgcccaaaatcataaaaagttgATGACAGTAGCAAAGACCAATCCATCTAAACCTACAATCTTGCTTCAGCAAGAAATGCAGTGTCCTAATGGTATAGAACTGTGAATTAAAAGAACAcaccttaaaaaacaacaatatcataAAAACCCTTGATAAATGGGGGACATTTTAGCCAGAACAAAATGAATATCCTATGTATGACTTCATTGTTGAACCATGTACAGTGATTGACCATACATGGGCATTCGTTTTTTACTCTTGcaattatcttttatattacatgcatgTATGAGTAGTATAGGATTTATAGTAACCACCCAAACATCAACGAcaatgaaaaacagaaaaaaaaagattggattaaatcattgaATCTATGATCAACAGGATATACATCTTGTGCATCCATCACGATGATGAGATGATCAGTAAGGAATCAGTGACATTTCTCTGAAAGTCAGTTGTTTATTGATACCACcttattgaaaatcaaataaggGATCATGTAAATGACCAGTAAAATGCAAAGATTAAACTTCTTTCCAATATTACTGTTAGAAAGTAAAGTGATTCCACTCGATgttaaagagaaacaaaagtaGGATGATTCCACCGTAGCTATCACCTCCTATAACATGATGAAAAGGGAAATGAAAAGTTTCTTAAAATCCTACATACCAGATCTTCTGCTATTATATTGATCTTCCCAACAGCTCTAGAGATTGCATCAAATAGGGATTTTCCAGGTCCTGCCTACTGTCATCAAAATGAAATCTCGGGTTAATAGCAGGAAGCTTCTCGAAATATCAcaattcatttgaaaatacCGAAAGCTGACCTTCCAGTTTCCGACCATTGCAACTTTTGCTTCTGCAAATGAATGCAATTTAATAGCATGAAAAATGCATCACATCAATTTGTCTAACTGGAGATTGTCTTACCTGAAGGAACAGCCCAAAAGCCTGCAAAACCTCTAAAATGATCTATTCTGAATTCTTCAAACAGATCTTGAGCCCGCCTCATGCGACGTATCCACCATGAATATCCATCTTTCTCCATGGCTTTCCAGTCATATAAAGGACTGCAGGTCAggcataaaaataatcattaatgtGGCCATTATattccataatattttttgaacagTTTATGTTTTAGGAATATCATGAAAGCAAGAGAAGAAAGATGCCAAGAAGCATAGAATGTCCTAAATATCTTATTTGCCCAACACTTGAACAGCAAACCACTTCCAGGTAACACTCAACTCCATCAGCTGGAGCAGCAATTCAAATTAGTTTCAGATACAAAAGCATAGTTTGTAAGCCAGTAGACATTTTGAAGCTGTACCTATCATTACAAGTACTCATAGCAAATCCCATGTTGCTGAAGGGAACAATTTGTGGAAACTATCAAATTGCATCCACAGAAACATCATCATTGTCTTGGTTTTATGAGAGAAGAGGAAGTGTAAAGAGTGAAAAATGAGCACAAAAGAGTTCTATTTCGGGCAGCAGGCAGCTATTTTGTAATGATGGGAGATGTGATTGGACTAGAAGAGAGCAATAGCTGATCTTCCATACGAGTGCAaagattctttctttcttttttttcttttttggtttacaAGAGTCTTGAACTCGAGAACTTTTTGGATTGGGGTACATGCACTACCAACTAAACCATGCAGTTGGTGTGAGTCAAAAGGTtctttaaactaaataaaaacaaggcTTTTCTGAGTTTATAAAAAGTAATGAAACCAAACATTATTTCTTCAAAATATCAGATGTGCTCATCTTGGTGATATCAGTACATACCTGTCCCACAACTGTCCAGTTTCACTGAAGGCATCAGGGGGGACACCACTAACTAGAAGAGGAAAACCATTCCTGTTCTGGGAGACCAATACAGAAGTTAGTAACTGGAATGACAAGGGTTACCAACCTGAACAGGATGGTTCAGCATAGTCCTAAATCTGTGGAGAAACTTATTACCAGTAAAAAATGTTTCTTATTTGCCCAAACATCAGCGCTGTGATACCCTACATATATAGGCATGTCACCCATTATACTAATTCCCTTCTCCCGTGCATAGCTGCGAACTTTCTTCCATTGCCTTTGGAACAAGAACTGTTGTGCAATGAATATGTCTATCTGTACAAGTAGAAGCTTCCAGCATCAACTGTGAACAATGTGCCAAATGGATTATAAAAGGTTGGGGGAAAAACTATTTGTATCTTACAAAATCCTTTTTACTCTGGTATACTTCCTCCAAGGCTGCAAGATGGCGATTTTTTAAAGGTTCAGGCCACTCATACCAATTAAGTGTATTTAAGGAATCGTCAATAGCAGCAAAATAAGCTGCATCTTCAAGCCAACCTAGAAAAcagaaagagataaaaatatttacttaaagaagggaaggaaaaaaaatagcaatgttGTTCTAAAAATGAACTGTCCAGGAAAGAGTCGCTGCAAAATGTAAATGGCAAAACAAGAGAGATAGTCAATGAAATCAAATTTGCAGTCAGTGCACAGGCCCAAACACAACCTACAGAACAGAAATAGAACTTAGAGCGTTATTCAAAGAAGGAAAGGGAAAGGCATAGCAATATTGTTGTAAGAAAACATTCAGGAAAGAGTAGCTGCAACATGTAAATGGTAAAAAAAGAGATATGGCCacagaaattaaattttctgtCAGTGCACAGGCATGGACACACCCTTGTATGTATCACTAACCTTCACATGACTGTAAGATATAATTGAACATAAAggtttttcaagaaagaaatgatGCAAAATGACTTTGAGCAAAGAAACCCCCCCAACATTATATCCTGCTGTCCCACCAAAAGTCTGTGATTCCAGTATAGTATGCTAAATTTTGTCATTGCAAAATAGCCAGAGCATATAATTTCTTCCTCTCTCACATTGATACTTGaggtagttctttttttttcccctctaaaTGTTAGTCTTCCTAAGTTGAATCCTAgcttgaagaaattagaaaatgtAAAAATTGAAAGCAGTAACTAGCAACAAAAACACGGGCACATAGGATTTTGTATCCTGGGTTATTAACCATTTTCTTAGTCGACAATCAGTAAGCTAAGGGAGTAACATTTTCGgagcttaaaaaacaaatttcgtAAGTATCTAATTGAGTAGTAACTAAGTTATTTTCCAAACATTAGTGAAGGTAGCTTTGTTGAGTTGTATTGATAAGCTATTTGCAATAACAAGAATATAAGATTAAGATCCAGCATCACACTAATAACTGAAATTCTGATAGCAGCACAAAGTGACATGTTCTGAATAGAAAATATTTCTCCATTTCATTTAAGTCATTGTGCAATTTATTACCTAATTCTTGCTCCTTTTCcatcaaatttaaaactagAACTTCCtataagaaaaaactaacaaatatatatacatatatggaAGCGCTTCTATTTAATCAGCAATGAGATTCCATGAGCAGTGAGCACAAATGAATGGTGCTCCGAGACAATGTGATTCTTACTTGAAATGTCCGGGTTTCTCTGAAAATCTTCAAGCTGACTTTTAAGTTCACCGTCGCTTAAAATAAGCCTCTCTGCAGCCTAAGAAAGAACTGATGTAAGATAATCTTGGgcctaaaaacaacaaataaaggcTAAAATTAATAGCACCTACTGCTGTATTTAGAACAGAACTATTATGATGAAActtct is part of the Populus trichocarpa isolate Nisqually-1 chromosome 7, P.trichocarpa_v4.1, whole genome shotgun sequence genome and encodes:
- the LOC7456959 gene encoding 4-alpha-glucanotransferase, chloroplastic/amyloplastic, yielding MAVLNSLSLLFSPKLTHSSSIPFPLLTSQSNPLSFNLTSKSVALSATPSHFSVAVGEDLPVDYGEWFPKRDPGDRRRAGILLHPTSFRGPYGIGDLGDEAFRFIDWLHDAGCSVWQVLPLVPPGRKANEEGSPYSGQDANCGNTLLISLEDLVKDGLLTEDELPRPTDADHVDFSVVADLKDPLITKAAERLILSDGELKSQLEDFQRNPDISSWLEDAAYFAAIDDSLNTLNWYEWPEPLKNRHLAALEEVYQSKKDFIDIFIAQQFLFQRQWKKVRSYAREKGISIMGDMPIYVGYHSADVWANKKHFLLNRNGFPLLVSGVPPDAFSETGQLWDSPLYDWKAMEKDGYSWWIRRMRRAQDLFEEFRIDHFRGFAGFWAVPSEAKVAMVGNWKAGPGKSLFDAISRAVGKINIIAEDLGIITEDVVHLRKSIGAPGMAVLQFGFGSDAANPHLPHNHEPNQVVYTGTHDNDTIRGWWDVLKQEEKSNVQKYLLIHEENDIPWELIQAALSSVAQTAVIPMQDILGLGNSARMNIPATQFGNWRWRIPSSMSFDHLEDEATRLKDILSTYGRL